From a region of the uncultured Desulfatiglans sp. genome:
- a CDS encoding conserved hypothetical protein (Evidence 4 : Unknown function but conserved in other organisms) codes for MPKYNVVFESEEDIYGIVPKTHDWVQYKGILKVKNGGKFPVSLDMTFVPPHPFAFNMPDTHSIKGITITDVYVKVVIFFSKFGIEFRN; via the coding sequence ATGCCAAAATACAATGTGGTGTTTGAATCTGAAGAAGATATTTATGGGATTGTTCCCAAGACGCATGATTGGGTACAGTATAAAGGTATATTGAAGGTAAAGAATGGCGGGAAATTTCCGGTGTCACTCGACATGACCTTCGTTCCGCCTCACCCATTTGCGTTTAATATGCCTGACACACATTCAATTAAGGGGATCACGATTACGGACGTGTATGTCAAAGTTGTTATATTTTTTAGTAAATTTGGAATAGAATTCCGGAATTAA
- a CDS encoding N-6 DNA methylase — protein MIDNFRGKTNFIWSVADLLRGPYRPNQYKDVMLPMTVLRRLDCVLEPTKDMVLAKQESLSGGKVKNVDLILCRVTGVPFYNTSRYSFEKLKGDPNNIAANLISYIKSFSTRAREIIENFGFEEHIGKLDKADRLYLLVSRFCDIDLHPQEVSNLEMGYIFEELIRRFNEASNEEAGDHFTPREVIRLMVNLIFMPDSDVLTTKGIVKTLYDPACGTGGMLSVAEDYVRELNPDARLEVFGQDYNAQAYAICGSDMMIKGQEIEHIAYGDSFTDDRFPRHKFDYMLANPPFGVEWKPEADFIKREHDEQGFGGRFGAGLPRINDGSLLFMQHMISKMKDPKEGGTRLAIVFNRSPLFTGAAASGESEIRRWIIENDWLEAIVALPDQFFYNTGIYTYLWIVTNRKEPSRRGRIQLVDGTSFFKKMRKSLGNKRHEVCDDQRDDITRRYGTLKEGEHIRLFDNEDFGYCRITVERPLRLNFAVDKDRISRLAETKAFTTLATSKKRKDTKAAKAEIEAGQKLQEEIVAALDSLSSLGIVKDRDEFSKHLKSAFRKAGIKVPGALLNAILMALAERDETAKICTDVKGNPEPDPELRDYENVPLKEDVDAYIKREVLPHVPDAWIDESKTKVGYEINFNRYFYKYTPPRRLEEIETDLKKIEKEIAGMLAEVTE, from the coding sequence ATGATAGATAACTTCAGAGGAAAAACCAATTTTATCTGGTCGGTAGCAGACTTGCTTCGGGGTCCCTATCGCCCAAATCAGTACAAGGATGTCATGCTGCCCATGACAGTGCTGCGTCGACTCGACTGCGTTTTGGAGCCGACCAAGGACATGGTGCTCGCCAAACAAGAATCGCTCTCCGGTGGGAAAGTCAAAAACGTCGACCTTATCCTCTGCCGCGTCACAGGGGTTCCTTTCTACAACACCAGCCGATATTCATTCGAGAAGCTCAAAGGCGATCCAAACAACATCGCCGCCAACCTTATCAGCTATATCAAAAGCTTCTCAACTCGCGCCCGAGAGATCATCGAGAACTTCGGCTTCGAGGAGCACATCGGAAAGCTAGACAAAGCGGACCGGCTTTACCTGCTGGTCTCCCGATTTTGCGATATTGACCTGCATCCGCAGGAGGTCTCGAACCTCGAGATGGGCTACATTTTCGAGGAGCTTATCAGAAGGTTCAACGAGGCCTCGAACGAAGAGGCGGGCGACCATTTCACACCCCGTGAGGTGATCCGTCTGATGGTAAACCTGATTTTCATGCCTGACAGCGATGTGCTCACGACCAAAGGTATTGTCAAAACACTTTATGACCCCGCCTGTGGGACTGGAGGTATGCTGTCCGTTGCAGAGGATTATGTCCGGGAGCTGAATCCCGACGCCCGCCTGGAGGTCTTCGGTCAGGATTACAATGCCCAGGCCTACGCCATATGCGGGTCGGATATGATGATCAAGGGACAGGAGATCGAGCATATCGCCTATGGCGACAGCTTTACCGACGATCGTTTTCCCCGCCACAAATTCGATTACATGCTAGCCAATCCGCCCTTCGGCGTGGAGTGGAAACCCGAGGCTGACTTTATCAAGCGGGAGCATGACGAGCAGGGCTTCGGAGGCAGATTCGGGGCCGGTTTGCCGCGCATCAACGACGGGTCGCTTCTTTTCATGCAGCACATGATCAGCAAGATGAAGGACCCCAAGGAAGGCGGCACACGCCTGGCAATCGTCTTCAACAGATCACCGCTGTTCACCGGGGCAGCCGCATCGGGCGAGAGCGAAATTCGACGCTGGATCATCGAAAACGACTGGCTGGAGGCCATCGTCGCGCTGCCTGACCAGTTCTTCTACAACACCGGCATCTACACCTACCTTTGGATCGTCACCAACCGGAAGGAGCCAAGCCGCAGGGGCAGGATTCAACTGGTGGACGGCACCAGCTTCTTCAAGAAGATGCGCAAGTCCCTCGGCAATAAGCGCCACGAAGTGTGCGACGACCAGAGGGACGACATCACGCGGCGCTACGGCACGCTCAAGGAAGGCGAGCATATCCGCCTCTTCGATAACGAAGACTTCGGCTACTGCCGCATCACCGTCGAGCGTCCGCTTCGACTCAACTTTGCCGTGGACAAAGATCGCATCTCGCGGCTTGCCGAGACCAAGGCCTTCACAACCCTGGCCACCAGCAAGAAACGCAAGGATACCAAGGCTGCCAAGGCAGAAATCGAAGCGGGCCAAAAGCTTCAAGAGGAAATTGTGGCTGCTCTTGATTCGCTCTCATCGCTCGGCATTGTCAAAGACCGAGATGAATTCTCAAAACACTTGAAGTCCGCCTTCAGAAAAGCCGGGATCAAGGTCCCCGGCGCGCTTTTAAATGCGATCCTCATGGCCTTGGCCGAGCGGGACGAAACGGCCAAAATCTGCACAGATGTCAAGGGCAACCCGGAACCTGATCCAGAGCTGCGCGACTACGAGAATGTACCGCTCAAGGAAGACGTGGACGCGTACATTAAGCGCGAGGTGCTGCCGCACGTGCCCGATGCCTGGATTGACGAGTCTAAAACCAAAGTCGGCTACGAGATCAATTTCAATCGCTATTTTTACAAGTATACGCCGCCCAGACGGTTGGAGGAGATCGAAACCGACCTCAAGAAGATCGAGAAGGAAATCGCCGGCATGCTCGCGGAGGTGACGGAATGA
- a CDS encoding Virulence protein (fragment) yields the protein MSDNLPAPVDSKILIYQSDSGETRLEVRLQDESVWLTQKMMAELFQKDIRTINEHIKNVYEEGELEPESTIRKFRIVQTEGNRQVGRLMDFYNLDMIISVGYRVKSVIATRFRQWATARLREYIVKGFTLDDERLKGGKGLVDYFDELLARICEIRASEARVYQRIREIFALARDYREGEKETQVFFATMQNKMHYAATGMTAAEIVRRRADAVKANMGLTTWKGGRVLKRDVGTAKNYLDANEIDTLNRITVMFLGSGGVPCPMAAGYPHAGLGGVSRQVPV from the coding sequence ATGAGTGATAACCTGCCCGCTCCCGTTGATTCCAAGATACTGATATATCAATCCGATTCCGGGGAAACCCGCCTTGAGGTGCGGCTCCAGGATGAGTCCGTCTGGCTGACGCAAAAAATGATGGCGGAGTTGTTTCAAAAGGATATTCGCACGATCAATGAACATATCAAGAACGTCTATGAGGAAGGCGAGTTAGAGCCGGAATCAACTATCCGGAAATTCCGGATAGTTCAAACCGAGGGAAACAGACAGGTCGGTCGCCTGATGGATTTTTACAATCTCGATATGATCATCTCGGTGGGATATCGGGTAAAATCCGTTATCGCAACCCGCTTCCGCCAGTGGGCCACGGCACGGTTGCGCGAATACATTGTCAAAGGTTTCACCCTCGACGATGAGCGGCTTAAGGGCGGCAAGGGCCTGGTGGACTATTTCGATGAACTGCTGGCTCGCATCTGCGAGATTCGTGCCAGTGAGGCCCGGGTTTACCAGCGGATTCGCGAGATCTTCGCCTTGGCCCGTGACTACCGGGAGGGTGAGAAAGAAACGCAGGTCTTCTTTGCCACCATGCAGAACAAGATGCACTACGCCGCCACCGGCATGACGGCTGCCGAGATTGTCCGCAGGCGCGCCGACGCAGTCAAGGCCAACATGGGATTGACAACGTGGAAGGGCGGCCGGGTGCTGAAACGCGACGTGGGAACGGCCAAAAACTATCTGGACGCCAACGAAATCGATACGCTCAACCGGATTACAGTGATGTTCCTGGGATCAGGCGGAGTTCCGTGCCCAATGGCGGCGGGATATCCGCATGCAGGACTGGGAGGCGTTTCTCGACAAGTTCCTGTATGA
- a CDS encoding conserved hypothetical protein (Evidence 4 : Unknown function but conserved in other organisms), whose amino-acid sequence MQDWEAFLDKFLYDTELPVPANAGSVSRDAALEWADGQYDAFAARRRLEAESEAETRYVEDLRISGRVLDQERKKTPPKQQEAKVKKKGGKT is encoded by the coding sequence ATGCAGGACTGGGAGGCGTTTCTCGACAAGTTCCTGTATGATACCGAGCTGCCCGTGCCGGCCAATGCCGGATCGGTCAGCCGCGATGCGGCTCTTGAATGGGCGGACGGGCAATACGACGCCTTTGCCGCGCGGCGGCGTCTGGAAGCTGAATCCGAGGCCGAGACGCGGTACGTGGAAGACCTGCGAATCTCCGGCCGCGTCCTTGATCAAGAGCGTAAGAAGACGCCCCCGAAGCAACAGGAGGCAAAGGTAAAGAAGAAAGGGGGTAAGACATGA
- a CDS encoding conserved hypothetical protein (Evidence 4 : Unknown function but conserved in other organisms) → MKTLFICLANSKKFGERCVAGIEVKKVGEVYQPVEKEGKPKWLRPISKYQHGAVREDLVGWIRLMDIIEIDLEELCQNGYQSENATFKPESIKRIGNIILSEKHLDRLIDIKQYNLFGNRGKAVSEDVIDSVDHSLTLIKVTDFQIGGKESADQLRIDFEFNNNRYDLPITDIDFIQKYSKNTKLLENARCLYLAISLGIYHNGWHSKLIAGILYF, encoded by the coding sequence ATGAAGACCCTATTTATCTGCTTAGCCAATTCAAAGAAATTTGGTGAAAGATGTGTCGCTGGAATAGAAGTAAAAAAAGTTGGTGAAGTGTATCAACCCGTTGAAAAAGAGGGGAAGCCAAAATGGTTGAGACCGATCTCAAAATACCAACATGGTGCCGTTAGGGAGGATTTAGTTGGCTGGATTAGATTAATGGATATTATAGAGATAGATCTCGAGGAATTATGCCAGAACGGCTATCAATCTGAAAACGCAACTTTTAAACCAGAGTCGATAAAGAGAATCGGGAATATAATACTATCTGAAAAACATTTAGACAGACTCATTGATATAAAACAATATAACCTATTTGGAAATAGAGGGAAAGCGGTATCAGAGGATGTAATTGATTCCGTTGACCATTCTCTAACATTAATAAAAGTCACTGATTTTCAAATAGGTGGAAAAGAATCTGCTGACCAACTCAGAATAGATTTTGAATTCAATAATAATCGTTACGATCTGCCCATTACTGACATTGATTTTATTCAAAAATACAGTAAGAATACTAAATTGCTGGAAAATGCAAGGTGTCTTTATTTAGCAATATCACTTGGCATTTATCATAATGGATGGCACTCAAAATTAATTGCTGGTATACTATATTTTTGA
- a CDS encoding conserved hypothetical protein (Evidence 4 : Unknown function but conserved in other organisms), translated as MEQNKKTIYTIGYAAHTIESFIAALEEFTITAIADVRSQPYSKFKPEFNKENLKRTLIGYGIEYVFLGDNIGARIKAPECYKNGQIDYELISKHPLFQEGVGRLLKGMEKFSIALMCAEKDPINCHRTILICRHLKRYQLNICHILDANTLESQSEIELRLMKLFHLDQPDLFMQDSERLEEAYSRQEEKIAYVAENEEDYTANHKGFNNE; from the coding sequence ATGGAACAAAATAAAAAGACTATATACACGATTGGTTATGCAGCGCATACAATCGAATCATTTATCGCAGCTTTGGAGGAATTCACCATAACCGCAATAGCTGATGTTCGGTCGCAACCTTATAGCAAGTTTAAGCCCGAATTTAACAAAGAAAATTTAAAAAGGACTTTGATAGGTTACGGAATAGAATATGTTTTTCTTGGCGATAATATCGGAGCTAGAATTAAGGCTCCCGAATGTTACAAAAATGGACAGATTGATTATGAATTAATATCTAAGCACCCTTTGTTTCAGGAGGGTGTCGGTCGCCTACTAAAAGGAATGGAAAAATTTTCAATTGCACTAATGTGTGCGGAAAAAGACCCTATAAATTGTCATAGGACGATTTTAATCTGTAGACACCTTAAAAGATATCAACTTAACATTTGTCATATACTTGATGCTAATACCTTGGAGAGTCAATCAGAAATCGAATTACGTTTGATGAAATTATTCCATTTAGATCAACCTGATCTTTTTATGCAAGATTCTGAACGACTTGAAGAAGCCTATTCCCGACAAGAAGAAAAAATCGCTTATGTAGCAGAAAATGAGGAAGATTATACAGCTAATCATAAAGGATTTAACAATGAATAA
- a CDS encoding hypothetical protein (Evidence 5 : Unknown function), producing MDQNEEITPKFMNEDQFRDAVSKHLLKEVYEKIRSENKVNAQI from the coding sequence ATGGACCAGAACGAAGAAATTACACCAAAATTCATGAACGAGGATCAATTCCGGGATGCGGTCAGCAAACATCTCCTCAAAGAGGTCTATGAAAAGATCCGATCTGAGAATAAGGTAAATGCCCAAATTTGA
- a CDS encoding conserved hypothetical protein (Evidence 4 : Unknown function but conserved in other organisms) produces MNNNKLFTIGFTKKNAETFFEKLIKSGIEKLIDIRLNNVSQLAGFTKKDDLIYFLKKICNCDYVHKPLLAPTKEILDAYKKKEITWLEYENRFNDLLVSRKAHTFLSSSDLHMVCLLCSEPTPDKCHRRLVAEFYKNYFKNIEVIHI; encoded by the coding sequence ATGAATAATAACAAATTATTTACAATCGGATTCACTAAAAAGAATGCAGAAACATTTTTTGAAAAACTTATAAAATCTGGTATAGAAAAATTGATCGATATTCGTTTGAATAACGTTTCCCAACTTGCAGGTTTTACAAAAAAAGATGATTTAATCTATTTTTTGAAAAAGATATGTAACTGCGACTACGTGCATAAACCACTTCTTGCCCCAACAAAAGAAATATTAGACGCTTATAAGAAAAAAGAAATAACTTGGCTAGAATATGAAAATCGATTTAATGATTTATTAGTTTCGAGAAAAGCGCATACCTTTCTGAGTTCATCAGATCTACATATGGTATGTCTATTGTGCAGCGAACCGACACCCGATAAATGCCATAGAAGGCTAGTTGCTGAGTTTTATAAAAATTACTTTAAAAACATTGAAGTAATACATATATGA